From one Astatotilapia calliptera chromosome 10, fAstCal1.2, whole genome shotgun sequence genomic stretch:
- the crebrf gene encoding CREB3 regulatory factor isoform X1 has product MPQPSVSGMEPPFGDAFQNYSIADQALTSTELLATSSDPDFMYELDRDMSHQQSPCGDSIVGVGDGGKEVEGCVDQLMGLGECETVCSSSAFEQWDSYWEDLTRYTRLASCDIWGTKEVDFLGLDDFSSPYQDEEVIGRTPTLAQLNSEDSQPVGETLYPPADLSLPQTQSSQLPCHSKTLLVPGQGSGPGSVQPSPSSTSSSRLSRSLLPDFPEGSQRATRPVPSSTETMAKTQSHLSLTQDHGHAQIKPMVRGTKMGAPTSYSSDFVRKAKVRVSAVHKTQADMPPQTDFERSDPILPLSQPRVEKASTSASAALVGLPGAAAASCSGGLASFERRVEGTARREMPVGRSATVPQLVEASQALETSTSGLVISDGVCSGAGSLLVVEGTEKTKEEEHNYSLFMTRSRLGSRGHPQTEEEDEEDEEDEEEAEAEEEEGDGLELEDEDHDEGFGSEHELSENEEEEEEEEDEDYEADKDDDMSDAFSEPGCDMELMEDIKGLTAGVSSRKRGKRRYFWEYSEQLTPSKQERMLKPSEWDRHTLPSNLYQKNGPLHGKYMLKKSRRTDVEDLTPNPRKLLQIGTELRKLNKVISDLTPVSELPLTARPRSRKEKNKLASRACRLKKKAQYEANKVKLWGLSTEYDRLLFVINAIKEEIVERVEDSSPRPTNMSDTLERLIKETLVPSPVAGQTSDFVNKILENTGRGDPTGGLVGLRVPTSKI; this is encoded by the exons CCCAGCGTCAGTGGGATGGAGCCTCCCTTTGGGGATGCCTTTCAGAACTACTCGATTGCTGACCAGGCTCTGACCAGCACTGAGCTGCTCGCCACCAGCTCTGACCCAGATTTCATGTACGAACTG GACAGAGACATGAGCCACCAGCAGAGCCCCTGTGGGGACAGCATTGTGGGGGTCGGGGATGGAGGCAAGGAGGTTGAGGGTTGCGTGGACCAGCTAATGGGTCTGGGTGAATGTGAGACAGTCTGCAGCAGCTCGGCGTTCGAACAGTGGGACTCCTACTGGGAAGACCTCACCAG ATACACACGGCTGGCCAGCTGTGATATCTGGGGCACCAAAGAGGTGGACTTCCTGGGATTGGATGACTTCTCCAGTCCTTACCAGGACGAGGAGGTGATTGGTCGAACTCCGACGCTGGCTCAGCTCAACAGTGAGGACTCACAGCCTGTGGGTGAGACGCTCTACCCTCCCGCTGACCTGAGCTTGCCCCAGACTCAGTCATCCCAGCTTCCCTGTCACAGTAAGACTCTCCTGGTCCCCGGCCAAGGATCAGGCCCTGGCTCTGTTCAACCTTCACCAAGCTCCACATCCTCTTCCCGTCTTTCGCGCAGCCTTCTCCCGGACTTTCCTGAAGGCTCCCAAAGAGCAACCAGACCTGTTCCTTCCAGCACTGAGACTATGGCTAAGACTCAGAGCCACCTCAGTCTCACCCAGGACCATGGTCATGCTCAAATAAAGCCCATGGTGCGTGGAACCAAAATGGGAGCCCCAACTTCCTACAGCTCTGACTTTGTACGCAAGGCTAAAGTCCGTGTCAGTGCTGTACATAAGACCCAAGCGGACATGCCTCCCCAGACGGATTTTGAGAGGTCAGATCCCATTCTACCTCTCTCCCAGCCTCGAGTTGAGAAAGCCTCTACTTCAGCAAGTGCCGCCTTAGTGGGACTACCTGGTGCTGCCGCCGCCAGCTGTTCGGGTGGCCTGGCGAGCTTTGAAAGGAGAGTAGAGGGGACAGCGAGGAGAGAGATGCCTGTAGGCAGGTCTGCCACTGTGCCTCAGCTGGTTGAGGCGAGCCAGGCTCTGGAGACCAGCACCTCTGGGCTGGTGATCAGCGATGGTGTTTGCAGCGGGGCTGGCAGTCTTTTGGTTGTTGAGGGTACGGAGAAGACCAAGGAAGAGGAGCACAACTACTCTCTCTTCATGACCCGCAGCAGACTGGGCAGCAGAGGCCACCCgcagacagaggaagaggatgaggaggatgaggaggatgaggaagaggcagaggcagaggaagaggaaggagatGGGTTGGAGCTAGAAGACGAAGACCACGATGAGGGTTTTGGCAGTGAGCATGAGCTGTCTGagaatgaagaggaggaagaagaggaggaggacgaaGACTACGAAGCAGACAAGGACGATGACATGAGTGACGCCTTCTCTGAGCCAG GCTGTGACATGGAGCTGATGGAGGACATTAAAGGGCTCACAGCAGGAGTCTCCAGCCGAAAGAGAGGAAAGCGCCGCTACTTCTGGGAGTACAGCGAGCAGCTCACCCCCTCCAAACAGGAACGCATGCTCAAGCCGTCCGAGTGGGACAGACACACGCTGCCTAGCAACCTGTACCAGAAGAACGGGCCTCTCCACG GAAAATACATGCTGAAGAAGTCTCGCCGCACAGATGTGGAAGACCTGACTCCCAATCCACGCAAGCTGCTGCAGATCGGCACAGAGCTTCGTAAACTGAACAAGGTGATCAGCGACTTGACTCCTGTGAGCGAGCTACCACTGACTGCACGGCCACGCTCTCGCAAGGAGAAAAACAAGCTGGCCTCCAG agcttgccgtttaaaaaagaaagcccAATATGAAGCAAATAAAGTGAAGCTCTGGGGACTCAGCACAGAGTACG ACCGGCTGTTGTTTGTGATCAACGCCATCAAAGAGGAGATAGTGGAGCGAGTGGAGGACTCTTCTCCGCGTCCAACCAACATGTCTGACACTCTGGAGAGACTCATAAAGGAGACACTTG tgcCATCACCTGTTGCTGGGCAGACTTCAGACTTCGTCAACAAGATCTTGGAGAACACAGGACGCGGCGATCCCACTGGCGGACTGGTCGGCCTGCGAGTCCCCACCTCCAAAATCTAG
- the crebrf gene encoding CREB3 regulatory factor isoform X2 encodes MEPPFGDAFQNYSIADQALTSTELLATSSDPDFMYELDRDMSHQQSPCGDSIVGVGDGGKEVEGCVDQLMGLGECETVCSSSAFEQWDSYWEDLTRYTRLASCDIWGTKEVDFLGLDDFSSPYQDEEVIGRTPTLAQLNSEDSQPVGETLYPPADLSLPQTQSSQLPCHSKTLLVPGQGSGPGSVQPSPSSTSSSRLSRSLLPDFPEGSQRATRPVPSSTETMAKTQSHLSLTQDHGHAQIKPMVRGTKMGAPTSYSSDFVRKAKVRVSAVHKTQADMPPQTDFERSDPILPLSQPRVEKASTSASAALVGLPGAAAASCSGGLASFERRVEGTARREMPVGRSATVPQLVEASQALETSTSGLVISDGVCSGAGSLLVVEGTEKTKEEEHNYSLFMTRSRLGSRGHPQTEEEDEEDEEDEEEAEAEEEEGDGLELEDEDHDEGFGSEHELSENEEEEEEEEDEDYEADKDDDMSDAFSEPGCDMELMEDIKGLTAGVSSRKRGKRRYFWEYSEQLTPSKQERMLKPSEWDRHTLPSNLYQKNGPLHGKYMLKKSRRTDVEDLTPNPRKLLQIGTELRKLNKVISDLTPVSELPLTARPRSRKEKNKLASRACRLKKKAQYEANKVKLWGLSTEYDRLLFVINAIKEEIVERVEDSSPRPTNMSDTLERLIKETLVPSPVAGQTSDFVNKILENTGRGDPTGGLVGLRVPTSKI; translated from the exons ATGGAGCCTCCCTTTGGGGATGCCTTTCAGAACTACTCGATTGCTGACCAGGCTCTGACCAGCACTGAGCTGCTCGCCACCAGCTCTGACCCAGATTTCATGTACGAACTG GACAGAGACATGAGCCACCAGCAGAGCCCCTGTGGGGACAGCATTGTGGGGGTCGGGGATGGAGGCAAGGAGGTTGAGGGTTGCGTGGACCAGCTAATGGGTCTGGGTGAATGTGAGACAGTCTGCAGCAGCTCGGCGTTCGAACAGTGGGACTCCTACTGGGAAGACCTCACCAG ATACACACGGCTGGCCAGCTGTGATATCTGGGGCACCAAAGAGGTGGACTTCCTGGGATTGGATGACTTCTCCAGTCCTTACCAGGACGAGGAGGTGATTGGTCGAACTCCGACGCTGGCTCAGCTCAACAGTGAGGACTCACAGCCTGTGGGTGAGACGCTCTACCCTCCCGCTGACCTGAGCTTGCCCCAGACTCAGTCATCCCAGCTTCCCTGTCACAGTAAGACTCTCCTGGTCCCCGGCCAAGGATCAGGCCCTGGCTCTGTTCAACCTTCACCAAGCTCCACATCCTCTTCCCGTCTTTCGCGCAGCCTTCTCCCGGACTTTCCTGAAGGCTCCCAAAGAGCAACCAGACCTGTTCCTTCCAGCACTGAGACTATGGCTAAGACTCAGAGCCACCTCAGTCTCACCCAGGACCATGGTCATGCTCAAATAAAGCCCATGGTGCGTGGAACCAAAATGGGAGCCCCAACTTCCTACAGCTCTGACTTTGTACGCAAGGCTAAAGTCCGTGTCAGTGCTGTACATAAGACCCAAGCGGACATGCCTCCCCAGACGGATTTTGAGAGGTCAGATCCCATTCTACCTCTCTCCCAGCCTCGAGTTGAGAAAGCCTCTACTTCAGCAAGTGCCGCCTTAGTGGGACTACCTGGTGCTGCCGCCGCCAGCTGTTCGGGTGGCCTGGCGAGCTTTGAAAGGAGAGTAGAGGGGACAGCGAGGAGAGAGATGCCTGTAGGCAGGTCTGCCACTGTGCCTCAGCTGGTTGAGGCGAGCCAGGCTCTGGAGACCAGCACCTCTGGGCTGGTGATCAGCGATGGTGTTTGCAGCGGGGCTGGCAGTCTTTTGGTTGTTGAGGGTACGGAGAAGACCAAGGAAGAGGAGCACAACTACTCTCTCTTCATGACCCGCAGCAGACTGGGCAGCAGAGGCCACCCgcagacagaggaagaggatgaggaggatgaggaggatgaggaagaggcagaggcagaggaagaggaaggagatGGGTTGGAGCTAGAAGACGAAGACCACGATGAGGGTTTTGGCAGTGAGCATGAGCTGTCTGagaatgaagaggaggaagaagaggaggaggacgaaGACTACGAAGCAGACAAGGACGATGACATGAGTGACGCCTTCTCTGAGCCAG GCTGTGACATGGAGCTGATGGAGGACATTAAAGGGCTCACAGCAGGAGTCTCCAGCCGAAAGAGAGGAAAGCGCCGCTACTTCTGGGAGTACAGCGAGCAGCTCACCCCCTCCAAACAGGAACGCATGCTCAAGCCGTCCGAGTGGGACAGACACACGCTGCCTAGCAACCTGTACCAGAAGAACGGGCCTCTCCACG GAAAATACATGCTGAAGAAGTCTCGCCGCACAGATGTGGAAGACCTGACTCCCAATCCACGCAAGCTGCTGCAGATCGGCACAGAGCTTCGTAAACTGAACAAGGTGATCAGCGACTTGACTCCTGTGAGCGAGCTACCACTGACTGCACGGCCACGCTCTCGCAAGGAGAAAAACAAGCTGGCCTCCAG agcttgccgtttaaaaaagaaagcccAATATGAAGCAAATAAAGTGAAGCTCTGGGGACTCAGCACAGAGTACG ACCGGCTGTTGTTTGTGATCAACGCCATCAAAGAGGAGATAGTGGAGCGAGTGGAGGACTCTTCTCCGCGTCCAACCAACATGTCTGACACTCTGGAGAGACTCATAAAGGAGACACTTG tgcCATCACCTGTTGCTGGGCAGACTTCAGACTTCGTCAACAAGATCTTGGAGAACACAGGACGCGGCGATCCCACTGGCGGACTGGTCGGCCTGCGAGTCCCCACCTCCAAAATCTAG
- the bnip1b gene encoding vesicle transport protein SEC20, translated as MASSADVHVRICAQEIIKYDLEIKALIQDIRDCPGPQSALVELNAQVKEKFNKLRLRIQDLEQMAKEQDKESDRVAIQTETESQWKQMLSNQTAWRKANLACKLAIDNMEKDELLHGEENHNTRQRKATKENLVETSSNITESLMSISRMMSEQVKQSEDTIGTLATSSRTVQETNEEFKSMTGTIHLGRKLILKYNRRELTDKLLIFLALALFFATVLYILKKRLFPFI; from the exons atggcGTCTTCTGCGGATGTTCACGTCCGAATTTGCGCACAAGAAATTATCAAATATGATCTGGAAATTAAAGCTCTCATTCAG GACATCAGGGATTGTCCAGGACCTCAGTCTGCTCTTGTGGAGCTCAATGCTCAGGTCAAAGAGAAATTCAACAAGCTGAGGCTCAGAATTCAG GATCTGGAGCAGATGGCCAAAGAGCAGGACAAAGAGTCAGACAGAGTGGCCATCCAAACAGAGACCGAGAGCCAATGGAAGCAGATGCTGAG CAACCAGACAGCGTGGAGAAAAGCTAACCTGGCTTGTAAACTTGCCATAGACAACATGGAGAAGGACGAACTGCTGCATGGTGAGGAAAACCACAACACCAGACAGAG GAAAGCAACCAAGGAAAATTTAGTGGAAACCAGCAGCAACATCACAGAGAGTCTGATGTCTATCAGCAGGATGATGTCTGAACAGGTGAAGCAGAGTGAGGACACCATTGGCACTCTAg CCACCTCATCCAGGACGGTGCAGGAAACCAACGAGGAGTTTAAAAGCATGACAGGAACCATTCACCTGGGCAGGAAGCTCATCCTGAAGTACAACCGGCGGGAGCTGACAGACAAGCTGCTCATCTTCCTTGCACTAGCCCTCTTCTTTGCCACCGTCCTCTACATCCTCAAGAAACGTCTCTTCCCCTTCATTTAG
- the stc2b gene encoding stanniocalcin-2, with amino-acid sequence MPVNASAVSTVFFLLLVCHVLTNDQHDVLEQEVSQMRRRLSLQSTAELQSCLLSSADVGCGMFQCLSNNSCEIRGLDHICLTLLHNAGHYDLQGKAFVKDTLRCLALGLRQRFSCISRRCSAIKEMVCVLQRECYTKHQLCLALRDHMDTVENLVQFHLMFPPGPYVELTNFLLKCGEEVKTWVGRRLREQCEQYWGSLCSSLAGNCPLCQSDTLNQSTFPPTSAPWPIAAGGPLQQQTEAKPEDGLSHIDNTTEPDSVVSEKSSVTPLQTDGN; translated from the exons ATGCCGGTGAACGCGTccgctgtctccactgtgttttttctgctgctggTGTGTCATGTGCTGACCAACGACCAGCATGATGTTCTGGAGCAAGAAGTGAGCCAGATGAGAAGGCGCCTCTCTTTGCAGAGCACAG CGGAGCTCCAGAGTTGCCTGTTGAGTTCAGCTGATGTTGGCTGTGGGATGTTTCAGTGTTTGAGCAACAACTCCTGTGAAATCCGAGGGCTGGACCACATATGTCTTACTCTGCTGCACAACGCTGGACACTACGACTTGCAG GGCAAAGCATTTGTGAAGGACACGTTGCGGTGCCTGGCATTGGGGCTGCGGCAGCGTTTCAGCTGCATCAGCCGGCGGTGTTCGGCGATAAAGGAGATGGTGTGCGTGCTTCAGAGGGAGTGCTACACCAAACACCAGCTCTGCCTGGCACTGCGGGATCACATGGACACCGTGGAAAACCTGGTGCAGTTTCACCTAATGTTTCCCCCTGG GCCATACGTGGAGCTGACGAACTTCCTGCTGAAGTGCGGAGAGGAGGTCAAGACGTGGGTCGGACGCCGTTTGCGTGAACAATGCGAGCAGTACTGGGGGTCGCTTTGCAGCAGCCTTGCCGGAAACTGCCCCCTCTGCCAATCCGATACCCTCAACCAAAGCACTTTCCCACCCACCAGTGCACCATGGCCTATCGCTGCTGGGGGACCCCTGCAGCAACAAACAGAGGCTAAACCAGAGGATGGGCTCAGTCATATAGACAACACAACTGAACCAGATTCAGTTGTGTCTGAGAAATCCAGTGTCACTCCTCTACAGACAGATGGAAACTGA